The Gemmatimonadota bacterium region CCCCATGTAGAGATCACGCAGCGTCCGGTATCCGCTCGAGCCGTCTTTCTCACCACGGAGAATCCGAACGTTCTCGAAGATGCGCTCGAAGTCGGCTCGGGCGATGCGGCCATCGTCGTCTATGTCGTAGACCCGGAAGTAACGCGTCAGCTTCTTCGTCTGCAGATCGGTCAGCATCGTATCTCTACTGAGGAGCGGAGGGGTGGAGGGTCGCACGCGCGACCCAGCTACTATCCTAGCCTTACAACCACCGCGCTGGACACCTCGGGGAGTTCGAGCAAGGTTGAACTGACACCGCCGTCGACCTCGCCGTCGACCGCAATCGCGGCCAGAGCGTCACCCCCCTTCGAAAGCCGGGCCTGGTGGTACCCGGCGATGTTGATCGAATGGTCCCCGAGAATGGTGCCAACGCGTCCGATCACGCCGGGCACGTCGTGGTTCTTGAGCACGATGAGCGTGCCGGACGGCACGACGTCCACATGATAGTCGGCGATGCGCACGATGCGGGGATGCACGTCGCCGAGAAGCGCTCCGGCCAGCTGAAGGTCGTCTCCGTCGGCGCGCACCACGATCTCGACGTACTCGGTGTAGTCCTCGTGCTGGGAGAGGCGCGTCCTGGCCACGCCGATGCCGCGCTGCCGTGCCAGGTGGCCCGCGCTCACGAAGTTGACCTGATCTGCCCCGAGTACGTCACGGAGCAGGCCCACCAAGACGTAGGCGGTCAGGGGCTCGAGCGCCTCATCGGAATCGCCGGCGTACCGCACCTCGACCTCGTAGACACCGCCCGGGGCCAGCGCGCGGGCAAGGTGTCCAAGCGCCTCGCCGAGTCGGAAGAGGGGGCCCAGCGCCTTCACGGTGTCGCCACCGATCGCGGGCGCGTTGAGCGCGCGGGAAAGATCGCCCTCGGCCAGAGCCGCACGCACGGCCTCCGCGATCTCGGTCGCGACGAGCTCCTGTGCCTCCTGCGTGGAAGCCCCCAGGTGGGGCGTGAGAACGAGATTCGGAGCGCGCCGGAGAGCGGAGTGTTCCTCGAGGGGCTCGTTCGCGAATACATCGAGCGCGGCACCCGCGAGGTGGCCCGACTCCAGAGCGGCCGCGAGTGCGGCCTCGTCGACGATGCCCCCACGGGCGACGTTCACGAGGAAGGAACCCTTCTTCATGCGTGCGAGCTCCGCGGCGGCGATCATACCCCTGGTCGTGTCGGTCAGAGGC contains the following coding sequences:
- a CDS encoding phosphoglycerate dehydrogenase — its product is VSAAELTLALILSMVRCVAEADASIRAGEWARSRFKGAELRGRTLGLVGAGRIGGEVAKRCRAFGMNVVAYDPYLTDERAAEIHAERAELYDVLERADVVSLHVPLTDTTRGMIAAAELARMKKGSFLVNVARGGIVDEAALAAALESGHLAGAALDVFANEPLEEHSALRRAPNLVLTPHLGASTQEAQELVATEIAEAVRAALAEGDLSRALNAPAIGGDTVKALGPLFRLGEALGHLARALAPGGVYEVEVRYAGDSDEALEPLTAYVLVGLLRDVLGADQVNFVSAGHLARQRGIGVARTRLSQHEDYTEYVEIVVRADGDDLQLAGALLGDVHPRIVRIADYHVDVVPSGTLIVLKNHDVPGVIGRVGTILGDHSINIAGYHQARLSKGGDALAAIAVDGEVDGGVSSTLLELPEVSSAVVVRLG